The DNA sequence aaattgacaCCATTAAaaccaacatgatgattttctaCTCATCTAATAACTGAGCTagcaatattataaaaatatgtaaaaaatattctAGATTCATAATTACTGATATGATACTACCCACATAGCTAGTAtaaatttaatgattaaaaaaataattttgttcctTAAAAACACTTGGCTCATTTACCATTTAATCAGATAGATATTTGCTATCCTGAAGTACCAAAATAAATCACAGATAAAAATGGCAATGTCTAAACTTTAGGTTTCTTGTTAGGTGGATCCTGAAGACTAAACTTTGGAATTTCACCAGAAGGAGCATACGGAAttctttttgaagacaccttttTGCCAATTGTTtcaatctgaagaaaaaaaaagattttaaaaagagaactatTAATAATTATAGTAAACAAATGTAAGAACGCTATAACGTAGTGAAATAAAGgggaaaacctaaataaatttttcttaatttattttaattaattaattatttttcctggCAGCACtgaattctaaataaaaaagacCTTCAACAAGTCGGTGACAAATTAACAGAACCAGATCAGATATTTCTGAATAGGTAGGTGAGGCCTTACTGGTACCTCTCCAAGACAGCTGGTGCAGAGAGGCACACAGACAGCTATCAAACACTGCCCCTTCTCTGCTCTGCTTGGACACTATGCTGACAGCAATCCCCCGGCATATTTCTTCACCCTCCCTAACTTACTCCACCTCTCCAGCCCCATACACTGCTCTGAGGAAATGGAAAGTAGCTCCTTCTTATTGATACTTTGGGACCCCTAGTAGAATTGAAATAGATGTAACATACAAGTGCACTGGTCTGGGCAGAGGCTTCTGTCAACTTTCTAAATGTTTCATAATTAACAAACTTTGAATTAGAAGAGGGTCAGCACCACTGAATCTCATGTGCTCTTCATTCAGACCTCTTACAGCACTGGGACAGTGCTGAGCACTGAAAAGTACAACATGAACACCTGCTGATTGACGGAGGGCCCGTTTCTCTGGGCACCCGGTGGTGTGGATGGCAGCTGTTACCATGTGGGAATGATGGTGCGCTTCCCAAGGCAGAGTGGAGCACTTCAGTCACCACCACAATTAAACCCCCCGCCCCTTGCCCAAGTCCTCTTTGAGTAAGGGAAGACAACAAGGGAATTGGTTCAGctgggaataataaaaataccaacatATCACAACCATGCTGCCTTTTGCAGTTTTCAAAACACATCTATGTAGttgcttatttgatttttatgatATGAGGTAAGGCAGGGCACATTCCGTCCCTATATGATAGGCAACTGATGACCCCCTAGACACTATGTAAGGGCAACCAACACTGAATGACCTTTAGATCACGAATTTAGGGAGGGAGTGGAGTAGTTACAAAAATTCCAGAGACTTCCCAGAGAACTGACATGTTTTCCTATAGGAGTGACATGTTGCCCCAGAGTTATGTTATtgctaaatgagaaaatataaaaattctaaagccCACACAATGGGTTTAAAAAGCAAAtggacaaacaaaaaaaccagttCAGGATCATGATTACCTGGAAGCCAATGGTTTGTAGTTCGTTGTGGAGCCCATCCAGGACACGTCGTCCATCAAAGATAAAGGCTGGCTTTAGCATTTTTTTATGAATGCGTTCATAGTCCAATTCCTATAAAGGTATATATATCAAAGGAACAATTAGGACAAATACACGAACACATACTCAACCCCAACTGATACTAGGACACCTCTAGAATCCTGTCACCTCACCTTAAACATGTCCCACTCAGTACAAATAACAACAGCATGGGCACCATCACATGCGTCATATGGATCCTTGGAAATGGTCACAAGTCGGGACactaaaacaacagcaacaatgaaAAACCAGGAACGAGAAAGGAGTTACTTGAAATGTATTTTAACACTAGGATTGCAGGAAGAGTTGAGCATCTTACAAAAGTGAACAGTCTAGTCGAAGTGTGAATGAGAGTGATCGGGGGAGCCTGAAGCACACCCAAACCTTGCCCCAGAAGCATCTCCTCGGAACCCCTGGGGTTTTGTGGAATACGTTGGAAAGATCATTGGACTAACCCACAGCCGATCAAATCAAAGCTGATGACATAATGCCTAAGAGTTTTACTTTAGAGCAATGAGGTTGATAAGAGGGCATACCAGTGATATAAACGATGAAAACTGAATTAAAGTTTTCTAGAGAACAGTAAGTTTTGGAGTCTGTACTCAAAGCGATTCATGAGACTGAAAATCTTACCTTGGTCATCCTCTGAAACACCTGGATGAGAAAGATCCACAACTATTTGTTCCCTGGGTACTTTTGGATCATATATATGGAGGTGTGCACCTTCATCCATCAAATATTTGCTAATATATATACTAGAGGAttctctgaaggaaaaaaaaatcagtattgcTAAAGTTTAAGTGGCATTCTAATACCAGGGAGTTTGAGACACAAGTGAGATTCTATTTCTTAAGCTGGCTGAGTAGTGAggatatgaatatttatttttattctttatactatatatgcatgtatatatacccATATGTATTTCACACACACATCCACCAATCAAAAAATCAGGATAAGATGAAGAATTAACACATTCTCAAAGgtgctgaaatattttaaagaactgaTACCTCGTATCGCCAGTGTCCTTTTTGAATGCAAACCCCAAAATAGCAATCTTCTTATCAGTCACTGTATTAAACAGACTGTCTATGATCCGGGAGGCAAACCTCCTTCTCTGGTAGTCATTCATGTCTATGACCTGAAATTACATGTACAATTGTGCAAGGATGAATTAAAAGAGGTGCAGCCTATGACATACATGACTCAGAGTTTTATAATGAGTGCTACTATATCATTACAAGGGTTATATATTAACACGCGGTTAATAGATTAGTTATTAAGAAACTATTGTctacagatttaaaaagaaaaagaggcacTCATCCCTGCCTTAAAGCCAtcctaaaaatttttattttcattttggctTGATTTTCCATGCATCAAGGGCTTGGGAAATGAGCCCGAAGTGTTGGAAAATCAAGACTGCATATTTCACACAATGAACAGTAAGATAGAGCCACCATGCTGCATTCAGTGAAATGAAACTAAGAgtgcatgttttcctttaaaaaatgttcatttccagggccggcccgtggctcactcgggtgagtgtgatgctgataacactgaatcaagggttaagatccccttaccggtcatctttaaaaaaaaaataaaaaaataaaaaaataaaaaaataaaatgttcatttccttAGATTTCCTCCCACATCTATTGTTGaaatctgaaaaattataaaCTCAAGGGGAAAATATCAAGGAAAGGCATATCTACTGGCTAGtaccttaggcaaattacttaacatctcttAGCATCAACTAAAGCGTCATCCCTCATCTAAAAATGGGGGATACCTGCACTGGCCtgcagccaaaaaacaaaaattaaaatggggGATAATTTTAGtaatgaggactaaatgagacaATGCATACAAAGTACCCAAAAGAGTACCCAGTATGgggtaagcattcaataaacattaagtTTATTTCCCAGAGCTCATTCAATGCTTCCAATTTGAGAAGGGTTTCTAATTTTATCTCTGTGAATCTGAAAATGATGAAACAAATATCAACAGATGCAAACCACTTGCAAGCATTACAGTAcagtttcttccttttatctttattttatgtctttcaaGACAGAGAAGAATTATAATTAAAGATAATGGTTCTTGTTTTACTCTGCGAGTGAATTTAGctatgaaattaaaagaaatactgGTTTGTCAGAAACGTCCATCACAGTTGATTagcaaaaaagacaaatgaaaaacacaaaagcCCAGTAAATAAACctaaaataagcaaattaaatataataatgacTGAGTTCctagaataaataaattccatCAAAACATTTCACAGACAAAGAGTGACAGCTTTAATTAGAAGCTAATCAGAAGCTATTGACTATAAAGATTAATACCTGTTGCCAATAACGAGCTACTTCAGGCAAATTCAGAGCCTCACAGAGATAAACCAAATTCAGAACATCTTTTTGGAAGCAGCTCCCACCAAAACCTTAGGAAAGAAAACATTGACAGTATTTTCACGTAAGAACAAGACAATTGAATCATGTGATAAATTTCTTTATACTCTATCAGAGGGCCTATACtaagatttttaataataaaattcagaTGTTGGAAAATTAATGGGTTCATAAATTGTGTGGAATTTATGGGCAATAATCAAGTCTACAAGtgatttccaaataattttctaaCTAAAGTTTCATTATGGCTACATTTGACTTTTTGTTTACTTTCATCTTCCGTTTTTTTCTCATGTATCTGGTATTATTGTCCCACATCTCTTATTATAGCacagggttggcaaactttttttttttttttttaaagatgactggtacagggatcttaacccttgtcttggtgttgtcaggctacactctcccaactgagccaaccggccatccctatatagggatccgaacctgtggccttggtgttatcagcaccacactctcccaagtgaggcacggGCTGGCCCTATGGGTTGGCAAACTTTAATGGTAAAGGGACAGATAGTATTTCAGACTTTGTGGTCCATACAGTCTCTGGTGCAAgtattcaactctgccattgttgCTCAAAAGCAGCCACATACAATATGTAATCAACTGGacatggctgtattccaataaaatttattttcaaaaacaagcTGTGATCTGTATTAGGCCCGAGGGCCATAGTTTGCCCACCCTTGCTCTGGTGCACCGCAGTATGCAGTAAGGGATggtatgggctttggagtcagcaaAACCTGGCCACTCATTAATTGTATTACTTTGAGCAAGTTGCACTAATTTCCTTGAACCCAAATAATCTCTAAGAAGGAATAACAGCACTCTCCTAACAGGTTATAAGAAGTAAATGAGATAtataactcagttggttagaactgggtgttataaaaccaaggtcaagggtttggatccccctgccggccagccaccaaaaaaaataaataaaaaagaaagaattaaatgagataataaagtTCTTATACTGAACCTGTTACACAATATGCCTTCAGTAAatagtagctatttttattaatgacagctagaagaaaatattaaaaagatataaaaggccAGGGAAACCAGTATTGGGAAATAACAAACAGCTCCCAGAAATACTGGAAGGGCTGCCTACAGCCCAATCTGTAAAAGATTCTACTCACCTTTATACCAACCCTATTAACTTATATCCAAAAATACAGTCAATTCTCATTATTTgtggtagttatgttctataaagttgccACAAACAGTGAATTGGTGAACACTGAAGTATTGCTCCTAGGTGAAATATAGGGTTAGGTTATGCAAGCTTCTGTTCACATTTTCGTGTTTTGTTATTGCAATCAATAGATAACCTTGTTCTATATGtgctgtttaaagacaccttatttaatgtACAATATGATTCATTATCATTGAACTCAATGGCCAACAGCACTACAAccatgcctgaatgaagcttctctgacacaTTTTCTCCGtgaggcacatcacagccttcctgTGCTTAGGACCACTAGATACACTTCAGCACTATACTTTGGGGTCATTTTAAACAgagaaatcaccaacaaaaagcacaaaaatgtgaaaacctgGCTCTAAATAGACCACAAATAGGACACTTGTTTAAGGTATGAAGCTGAAACGAGAGGACACAGCATTTCCCGTTCAACCTCAGCTGGCTCAGCTGCATATCAGGCGACTCAAGTTCTTCATGGCTCTGTGCATGTCCAAGAAGCAAGAGTATTGATTTgagggttacaaataaattttagcaagtaggcaaattcacaaaCACAGAATCCACGAATAATGAGGATTGACTTTATTTCACCAGGCCACATTTCCAGAAATGTATTAGTAGGAAAAACAAACTGTAGggaaatttttttcctacttgcTTAAATCAGCTGTTACTTGAGTTATTTTCTATACAGTCTCTCAAATTTATTCTTCCTAAATGTTCTAACTGTATACTAATTTCTTCCACCTAAAACACTGAGCTATGTTTATCCTACTAATCAGTCAGTAATTATTAAACAATATAACTAATTATTGCCTCACTTAGAAAGTCCCTGGTTGGGGCTGggcagttagctgagttggttagagagcagccttataacaccaagatccttGGGTTTGGATTccaatactggccagctgccaaaaaaacaaagtcAGTCCTTGGTAGGTTAAAGCCCACGTTACATaatggaatcttttttttaaaaaaggatattaagttaaaaaaaaaaaaaaacttccttaaAGTTAGAGACCTCTGTAAATAAACCCActttatgtagaaaaaaattttaacttaccaACACTGGCTTTTAGAAACTTATTTCCAATTCTCTGGTCCATTCCAATGGCTGTTGCTACCTCTTCTACATCAGCTCCTGTTGCTTCACACAGGGCACTTATGGAGTTaatgctgctgattctctgggcaAGGAAAGCATTTGctgcctttaaagaaaaagaggggGGATGTGGAAGTGTGATGAGCTAAAACAGCAATTTTGTATACCTGGATTATATTTCATTGAGTTGATGCAAATTACTGGGAGAAATAAAAGATGCTGGATGGGCTCAATTTGAGGAGACCATGGATGGGTTGGCAagggaaaatgttctaaattagAGAAGACAGATGattaagaaaaagtataaaaggaggcaaagagtgataaaaaacaaattactatTTTAATGTACCTTCCATGTTAtcttatatttcattaaaattttagtatttttcagaatatttataCCTGATATTTGATCCCTtgtgaaaattatttcataatttcaatGTGTAAGAATATTATCTTCAAAAGCAAAATCTTTTATCAATATTAAGAAAGTATCTGTGTAGCTTATCAagtttaagagaaataaatacatggCTTTAAATTTAACGGACAGTTGAATGCTATGTACTAACCAGTTTGGAAAGCTCTGAAGACCACGTATTAGTAGTGATGATCCTTTCTCTGGGAACCCAGTGCTCGTAGACAGCACACAGTGCCTGCACAGCTCTCTGGCCCTCTGGGGTTTCATCCCCTCCTATCAGTACTCTGTCTGGGTTCTTTAGGTCCTTGATAGCCGTTCCCTCTGCCAAGAACTCAGGGTTGGACAGCACCTAGAATCCC is a window from the Cynocephalus volans isolate mCynVol1 chromosome 9, mCynVol1.pri, whole genome shotgun sequence genome containing:
- the UGDH gene encoding UDP-glucose 6-dehydrogenase, whose product is MFEIKKICCIGAGYVGGPTCSVIAQMCPKIRVTVVDVNESRINAWNSPTLPIYEPGLKEVVESCRGKNLFFSTNIDDAIKEADLVFISVNTPTKTYGMGKGRAADLKYIEACARRIVQNSNGYKIVTEKSTVPVRAAESIRRIFDANTKPNLNLQVLSNPEFLAEGTAIKDLKNPDRVLIGGDETPEGQRAVQALCAVYEHWVPRERIITTNTWSSELSKLAANAFLAQRISSINSISALCEATGADVEEVATAIGMDQRIGNKFLKASVGFGGSCFQKDVLNLVYLCEALNLPEVARYWQQVIDMNDYQRRRFASRIIDSLFNTVTDKKIAILGFAFKKDTGDTRESSSIYISKYLMDEGAHLHIYDPKVPREQIVVDLSHPGVSEDDQVSRLVTISKDPYDACDGAHAVVICTEWDMFKELDYERIHKKMLKPAFIFDGRRVLDGLHNELQTIGFQIETIGKKVSSKRIPYAPSGEIPKFSLQDPPNKKPKV